A genomic window from Candidatus Zixiibacteriota bacterium includes:
- a CDS encoding cytochrome C, with amino-acid sequence MINMDYAHHRKTTALLITSLVLICLYILSGCSKSQANIKNERSDVVFIKTMSTFGSLERTPVPFPHDLHTTALAKQNKDCNTCHLNREDGKLSQRFLRLTDDSKDDIMLIYHENCINCHNKTAATGIKSGPNTCGECHQREPNFISTREPIGFDNSLHHRHTKASDEKCELCHHQYNEQKQELFYAKGEESSCRYCHKSQATDNVPSLSMAAHQSCLDCHIKTKNAGPVVCAGCHDKQNQLAIKQIKKPARLKRNQPDFILVSASEHELESSKLNTVPFSHVGHESFNNTCRVCHHESMQSCTDCHTLQGTPESAGITLQQAFHNTNSDHSCVGCHETKKAAIECAGCHSLMEHGRQSEHACKICHTGPQPENLVRVKNRYTSLSQFKPKAKDVKLTFKDKDIPEDVTIAILSEKYEPAVFPHRRIINRLMSDINGSKIAEYFHGHEDVVCQGCHHHSPIGVKPPLCESCHGKPFNEADLFKPGLMGAYHQQCLGCHKAMKIEEPSGCNGCHANKKLAQR; translated from the coding sequence GTGATTAATATGGATTATGCTCATCATCGTAAAACTACAGCATTGTTGATAACCAGCCTTGTTTTGATATGTTTGTATATTTTATCCGGCTGCAGCAAGAGCCAGGCGAATATAAAAAATGAGCGATCGGATGTAGTCTTTATTAAAACAATGTCGACGTTTGGCAGTCTGGAGCGAACTCCCGTTCCTTTCCCGCATGACCTGCATACTACAGCCCTTGCCAAACAAAATAAAGACTGCAATACCTGCCATCTCAATAGAGAAGATGGCAAATTATCACAAAGATTTTTAAGATTAACTGATGACAGTAAAGATGACATCATGCTAATTTACCATGAAAACTGCATAAACTGTCATAATAAAACAGCCGCAACCGGCATAAAATCGGGGCCGAATACCTGCGGCGAATGCCATCAGCGCGAACCGAATTTTATCTCAACAAGAGAACCCATCGGTTTCGATAATTCGCTTCATCACCGGCATACCAAAGCCAGCGATGAGAAATGCGAGCTGTGTCATCATCAATATAATGAACAAAAGCAGGAACTGTTTTATGCTAAAGGCGAGGAAAGCTCATGCCGCTATTGTCATAAATCACAGGCAACGGATAATGTGCCATCGCTAAGTATGGCGGCGCATCAATCATGCCTTGATTGCCATATAAAAACGAAAAATGCAGGTCCTGTTGTTTGTGCCGGCTGTCATGATAAACAAAATCAACTGGCTATTAAACAAATTAAAAAACCGGCGCGGTTAAAACGCAATCAACCGGATTTTATACTTGTTAGTGCATCGGAACATGAACTTGAATCGAGCAAATTAAACACCGTTCCTTTTTCGCATGTCGGCCATGAAAGCTTTAACAACACTTGCCGTGTCTGCCATCATGAAAGCATGCAAAGCTGTACCGATTGCCATACCTTGCAGGGAACGCCCGAAAGCGCTGGCATAACCCTTCAGCAGGCGTTTCATAATACAAACTCCGATCATAGCTGCGTCGGCTGTCATGAAACAAAGAAAGCCGCTATCGAATGCGCCGGTTGTCATTCGTTGATGGAACATGGGCGGCAATCAGAGCACGCCTGCAAAATTTGTCATACCGGACCTCAACCGGAAAATTTAGTTAGAGTAAAAAATCGATATACATCCCTTTCGCAATTTAAACCGAAAGCTAAAGATGTTAAGCTTACATTCAAAGATAAGGATATACCGGAAGATGTAACGATAGCAATTCTATCTGAAAAATATGAACCGGCGGTTTTCCCGCATCGGCGTATTATTAACCGTTTGATGAGTGATATAAACGGCAGTAAGATTGCTGAGTATTTCCACGGTCATGAGGATGTTGTCTGCCAAGGGTGCCACCATCACAGCCCGATTGGCGTCAAGCCGCCGCTATGCGAGAGCTGTCACGGCAAGCCCTTTAACGAGGCTGATTTGTTCAAGCCGGGACTTATGGGAGCATATCACCAGCAGTGTCTTGGCTGTCATAAAGCTATGAAAATAGAGGAACCTTCTGGTTGTAACGGGTGTCACGCCAACAAGAAATTGGCGCAAAGGTAG
- a CDS encoding (Fe-S)-binding protein → MEDTPESRVIDPGLDETSKKLTPEQIEKVVKHVFTKENAARLKAYIDTCVHCGLCAEACHTYLSRDGDPNFSPVGKVKNTIWELVKRKGKVDGEFIRNMARIVFTECAVCRRCSMYCPFGIDIAYLLLVGRRICSLLGVVPQYLQDTTNSHASTFNQMWVHQDEWIDTLQWQEEEAQFEIPKARIPLEKEGADVMYSVIAPEPKILAQLLGNMSQIMTVAGIDWTMPATDGWDNSNMAMYSGDFEVMARVEKIHWETAARLKVKKIVMGECGHAFRGAVYDGPRWLGWQYPPIPMIHAIEFYYDLISSGRIKIREKYKEPITVQDPCNTVRGRGLGNKLRYLMNAMCEDFRDVDPRFEHNYCCMAGGGTINCGPPWKPSRMVSNRVKAEQFEATGASIICTPCHNCHSGIEDIIGYYKLGMHVKFISEILVEIMEIPDNLKA, encoded by the coding sequence ATGGAAGATACGCCTGAAAGCAGGGTTATCGATCCCGGACTGGATGAAACTTCTAAAAAACTAACGCCGGAACAGATTGAAAAAGTTGTTAAGCATGTTTTTACCAAAGAGAATGCGGCTCGCCTGAAAGCATATATTGATACCTGTGTTCACTGCGGTTTATGCGCCGAGGCTTGTCATACCTATCTTTCGCGCGATGGCGACCCTAATTTTTCGCCGGTAGGAAAAGTTAAAAACACTATCTGGGAACTTGTAAAGCGCAAAGGCAAAGTCGATGGCGAATTCATCCGCAATATGGCGCGAATCGTATTCACCGAGTGCGCTGTTTGCCGGCGCTGCAGCATGTATTGCCCATTCGGTATTGATATCGCCTACTTGCTGCTAGTAGGAAGGCGAATCTGCAGCCTTTTGGGAGTAGTGCCGCAATACCTTCAGGATACAACTAACAGTCATGCATCTACTTTTAACCAGATGTGGGTACATCAGGATGAATGGATAGATACTCTTCAGTGGCAGGAGGAAGAAGCACAGTTTGAGATTCCCAAGGCGCGGATTCCTTTGGAGAAAGAGGGCGCTGATGTTATGTATTCGGTAATAGCTCCCGAACCAAAAATTCTTGCCCAACTGCTTGGCAACATGTCTCAGATTATGACAGTGGCTGGTATTGATTGGACCATGCCGGCAACCGATGGTTGGGACAACAGCAACATGGCGATGTATTCCGGCGATTTCGAGGTAATGGCGCGAGTTGAAAAGATTCACTGGGAAACCGCCGCCAGATTGAAAGTAAAAAAGATTGTTATGGGCGAGTGCGGTCATGCTTTCCGAGGCGCTGTTTATGATGGTCCCAGGTGGCTTGGCTGGCAGTATCCGCCGATACCGATGATTCATGCTATCGAATTTTATTATGATTTGATTTCCAGCGGCAGGATTAAAATCAGAGAGAAATATAAAGAGCCTATCACTGTTCAGGACCCCTGCAATACGGTGCGCGGTAGAGGACTTGGCAATAAATTGCGTTATTTAATGAATGCTATGTGTGAGGATTTTCGCGATGTAGACCCGCGTTTTGAACATAATTATTGCTGTATGGCTGGCGGCGGCACAATCAACTGCGGACCGCCCTGGAAACCATCACGAATGGTTAGCAATAGGGTCAAAGCCGAACAGTTTGAGGCAACCGGAGCAAGCATTATATGTACGCCTTGCCACAACTGCCATAGCGGAATTGAGGATATTATCGGTTATTACAAGCTTGGCATGCATGTTAAGTTTATAAGCGAAATCCTTGTTGAGATTATGGAAATCCCCGATAATCTGAAAGCTTGA
- the hybB gene encoding Ni/Fe-hydrogenase cytochrome b subunit, with protein sequence MADQITTAKRPLLCPFNIITGIIILIGIPLTYLRFTGGLGAITNLDNNNPWGIWIGFDLLTGVALAAGGYVTAAAVELFGMKKYHAAVRPAILTGFLGYSMVVFALLYDVGRPWRLPYPFAISPGVTSIMFEVGACVMLYLTVLFLEFSPAALEWLGLKKLRAMVVKITIALTILGVMLSTLHQSSLGAMFLIVPSKLHPLWYSPYLPVFFFVSSIAAGLSMVIFEGSLSHKYFSDIMDKEHKASRDTITLGFGKAAPLVLAGYFTIKVFGIIMGNHWNLLFTNYGLWFLVELLGFVLLPCFLFAVGSRDRNVKLIRFTALLTVIGIALNRLNITLIAFNWNLPSDQRYFPNWMEIGITVFVVTVGLVVFRFIVTRMPIFYEHPDYNETH encoded by the coding sequence ATGGCCGACCAAATCACCACTGCTAAAAGACCTTTGCTGTGTCCGTTTAATATAATCACCGGAATAATCATCTTGATCGGTATTCCTCTAACTTATCTGCGGTTTACCGGCGGCTTGGGCGCTATCACCAATCTTGATAATAACAATCCCTGGGGAATATGGATCGGCTTTGATTTACTGACCGGCGTCGCCTTAGCTGCTGGCGGTTATGTAACAGCCGCGGCTGTCGAGCTTTTCGGCATGAAAAAATATCATGCGGCGGTGCGGCCGGCTATCCTCACAGGATTCCTCGGCTATTCGATGGTTGTTTTTGCTCTTTTATATGATGTTGGCCGTCCCTGGCGTCTACCATATCCGTTTGCTATCAGCCCGGGAGTAACTTCAATTATGTTTGAAGTAGGCGCCTGCGTTATGCTGTATTTGACCGTGCTCTTTTTAGAATTCTCCCCGGCGGCGCTCGAATGGCTCGGCTTGAAAAAACTTCGGGCAATGGTCGTTAAGATAACAATAGCGCTGACTATCCTTGGCGTAATGCTTTCGACTCTTCATCAATCATCGCTGGGAGCTATGTTTCTAATCGTTCCATCGAAACTGCATCCGCTGTGGTATTCGCCCTATCTGCCTGTATTTTTCTTCGTCTCAAGCATAGCGGCAGGATTATCGATGGTTATTTTCGAAGGCTCGCTTTCACATAAATATTTCAGCGACATAATGGATAAAGAACATAAAGCGTCGCGGGATACTATCACTCTTGGTTTCGGCAAGGCGGCGCCATTGGTGTTAGCCGGTTATTTTACTATCAAAGTTTTTGGAATTATTATGGGCAACCACTGGAATTTATTGTTTACGAATTACGGCCTCTGGTTCTTAGTCGAATTGCTCGGCTTTGTTCTTCTGCCCTGTTTCTTGTTTGCTGTCGGTTCGCGCGACCGCAACGTAAAGCTGATACGCTTCACAGCGCTATTAACAGTGATAGGAATAGCCCTCAATCGGCTCAACATAACATTGATTGCCTTTAACTGGAATTTGCCCTCCGACCAGAGATATTTCCCGAACTGGATGGAGATTGGCATTACTGTTTTTGTGGTAACTGTCGGGTTGGTTGTTTTCCGGTTCATCGTTACCCGGATGCCGATATTTTATGAGCATCCCGATTATAATGAAACGCATTAA
- a CDS encoding nitrate reductase — MYEFARGPLVWIAFLTFFLGSLYRIFWIIFASKKDKVVHPYMNWKFGLRSLFHWLIPFGSRNMRMKPLFTIVSYLFHICLLAAPIFVLGHIVLWNESWGISWWNIPEGLSNLMSIIVVLSIIIFALRRIADPTVRFVTSYSDYLFLFIVAAPFATGILAYYQVFDYKTIITIHIWSGAIWLMVIPFTRIVHMIYFPFTRAYMGCEFGLVRNSKDW, encoded by the coding sequence ATGTATGAATTTGCCCGCGGTCCTTTAGTCTGGATAGCATTTCTAACCTTTTTCTTAGGCAGTTTATATCGGATTTTCTGGATAATTTTCGCTTCCAAAAAAGATAAAGTCGTTCACCCTTATATGAATTGGAAATTCGGTTTGCGTTCTCTATTCCACTGGTTGATTCCTTTTGGCAGCCGTAATATGAGAATGAAGCCGTTGTTTACCATAGTTTCTTACCTGTTTCATATCTGCCTATTAGCTGCGCCGATATTCGTTCTCGGACATATTGTTCTTTGGAATGAATCATGGGGCATAAGCTGGTGGAATATTCCGGAGGGATTGAGCAATTTAATGAGCATTATAGTTGTGCTGTCGATTATCATATTTGCCCTTAGACGAATTGCCGACCCAACAGTAAGGTTTGTTACTTCATACAGTGATTATCTTTTTCTGTTTATTGTGGCGGCTCCTTTCGCTACCGGCATATTAGCTTATTACCAGGTATTCGATTATAAAACCATAATTACGATTCATATATGGTCGGGCGCAATTTGGCTTATGGTTATACCGTTTACTCGTATAGTTCATATGATATATTTCCCATTCACTCGGGCATACATGGGTTGTGAATTTGGCCTTGTCCGAAACTCTAAAGACTGGTAG
- a CDS encoding 4Fe-4S dicluster domain-containing protein, protein MSTSRRKFLKWMTAGAGAAALPKSAKAHEHFTGYPDSYGVLHDTTLCIGCRSCEKACNEINDLPAPEKPFDDMSVLDEKRRTDEAKYTVVNKYEPQGYPASPVFRKIQCNHCLEPACASACFVGAFTKSPEGAVIYDESVCVGCRYCIIACPFGIPAYEYNEALTPRVMKCNLCQPRTAEGKLPGCVEACPNEALTYGKRDDLIAIARERIRKHPERYVDHIYGEHEAGGTSWLYITGAPFEELDFRTDLGVTPAPELTSGALALVPIVIGMWPVLLGGIYIMSKRRDKIARMEKTSAVENAIAKTQAEANENIKAAAKKAEEKKELAIDKAVKKALAEAAKQSGKEKS, encoded by the coding sequence ATGAGCACATCAAGAAGAAAATTTCTTAAATGGATGACCGCTGGAGCCGGCGCGGCGGCTTTACCCAAAAGCGCTAAAGCTCATGAACATTTTACCGGATATCCCGACAGCTACGGTGTCCTTCATGATACTACGCTTTGTATCGGATGTCGGTCATGCGAAAAGGCATGCAATGAAATTAACGATTTGCCCGCACCGGAAAAACCGTTTGATGACATGAGTGTTCTTGATGAAAAAAGACGCACCGATGAAGCAAAGTATACGGTTGTAAATAAATATGAACCACAAGGCTATCCTGCTTCGCCGGTATTTCGCAAAATTCAATGTAATCATTGCCTTGAACCGGCCTGCGCCTCTGCCTGTTTTGTCGGCGCATTCACAAAATCGCCGGAAGGAGCGGTAATATATGACGAGTCGGTTTGTGTTGGCTGCCGGTATTGTATAATTGCCTGTCCTTTTGGCATTCCGGCATATGAATATAATGAAGCATTAACACCGCGGGTTATGAAATGCAATCTCTGTCAGCCAAGAACCGCCGAGGGGAAATTGCCCGGCTGTGTCGAGGCCTGCCCCAATGAAGCGCTAACTTACGGCAAGCGCGATGATCTAATCGCTATTGCCCGTGAACGGATACGCAAGCACCCCGAGCGCTATGTCGATCATATTTACGGCGAACACGAAGCAGGCGGAACAAGCTGGCTCTATATCACCGGCGCGCCGTTCGAGGAACTCGACTTCCGCACAGACTTAGGCGTTACTCCTGCTCCTGAGCTTACCTCCGGCGCCTTAGCATTAGTGCCGATTGTGATAGGTATGTGGCCGGTTTTACTGGGCGGCATATATATAATGAGCAAGCGCAGAGATAAAATCGCCCGCATGGAAAAAACATCCGCTGTTGAAAATGCGATAGCAAAAACGCAGGCTGAAGCTAATGAAAACATTAAAGCGGCCGCTAAAAAAGCTGAAGAGAAGAAAGAACTGGCTATCGATAAAGCGGTGAAAAAAGCGCTTGCCGAGGCCGCCAAACAGAGCGGTAAGGAGAAATCATAA
- a CDS encoding PorV/PorQ family protein, with amino-acid sequence MIKRFLIIICLAVLSIQTVHGGESEFPLFKVGAGGRAAAMGGAYTGVANDASAVFWNPAGLAQIDKTISLMFTNRMHFQSMKLLEFFGTYSDIKFGTFGIGILSNQVDDINAYDSQMNFLGTFGSYERMFIISYAYNLTPVYIGFSLASVQEGMDPYQGDLSGNGISINVGLMTRISNNFKIGSTIRPGFSVKYDDNKDNIPGQTSLGAEFTMGMELVSPDDSLRLVVDLNQSNRLPLKTNFGIELGFMNAIYIRGGINSLMIESRTDDLELSDYMSANMKYCFGAGLRFSVLDGSIFHLDFGLTSANMGSSTAITLSWIK; translated from the coding sequence ATGATAAAACGGTTTTTAATTATAATATGCCTGGCGGTTCTGTCAATCCAGACAGTGCATGGCGGGGAAAGCGAATTTCCATTGTTCAAAGTTGGAGCCGGCGGCAGAGCGGCGGCAATGGGCGGCGCCTATACCGGTGTTGCCAATGATGCCAGCGCCGTATTCTGGAATCCTGCCGGGTTAGCTCAGATAGATAAAACGATATCGCTAATGTTTACCAACCGCATGCATTTTCAAAGCATGAAGCTATTGGAATTCTTCGGCACATACTCTGATATAAAGTTTGGAACTTTCGGCATCGGGATTTTATCAAACCAGGTTGATGACATTAACGCTTATGATTCCCAGATGAATTTTTTGGGGACTTTTGGTTCATACGAACGGATGTTTATAATTAGTTACGCTTATAATTTGACGCCTGTATATATTGGTTTCAGTTTAGCCAGCGTGCAGGAAGGGATGGATCCCTATCAAGGCGATTTAAGCGGTAATGGTATTTCTATAAATGTCGGCTTGATGACCAGAATTTCTAATAATTTCAAAATTGGTTCAACAATAAGGCCTGGTTTTTCAGTTAAATACGATGACAACAAGGACAACATTCCCGGTCAGACCAGTCTGGGAGCAGAATTCACTATGGGAATGGAGCTTGTTTCTCCTGATGATTCCCTGCGTCTTGTGGTCGATTTAAACCAGTCTAATCGCCTGCCTCTAAAAACCAATTTCGGAATCGAATTGGGTTTCATGAATGCTATTTATATAAGGGGCGGCATAAATTCTTTGATGATTGAAAGCAGAACCGATGACCTCGAACTATCGGATTATATGTCTGCTAATATGAAATACTGTTTTGGCGCCGGTTTGAGATTTTCAGTTTTGGATGGCAGTATTTTTCATCTCGATTTCGGATTGACCTCTGCCAACATGGGGAGTTCAACCGCTATCACGCTTAGCTGGATAAAATAA
- a CDS encoding WD40 repeat domain-containing protein, with amino-acid sequence MKDIENWDWQVGVKTLADLVKIRAQFKRVDEFVVGFDGEKIAAPVVSDDGSFTTCVNGKVWPEQFELLWYLRFGPNGKLIALVRIDDQWTLAIDGVPGEERYEYAWNPRFSENGETIGYLYKRENMYGVAVDGKPWDNSFAAIRDFCISPDGKQSAATVQVESLKEADVFGFFKGVWSVAVNGKQWDKKFINAWNPIFSSDSNSVAAEIRTDICEYSVAVNAGGWPEKFGCVWAPVFRPQSRKVVAPVRDDGAWTLAEDGKLIWSKHYNMLWSPRFSHDGLRIAAVVSPKFGRWTIAVDDDPWPVIFSNMVLEPIFSPDSKRVAAIVKENNRWTIAVDGVVWSENFEMIWNPVFSPDSKHIAAKAERDGKFYIVCNNKIVGPAYEGLWEPVFSPDGKNVLLKYLKNGKYYRQVVLVNEIIC; translated from the coding sequence ATGAAAGATATTGAGAACTGGGACTGGCAAGTCGGGGTAAAAACTCTGGCTGATTTAGTCAAAATAAGGGCGCAATTTAAAAGAGTTGATGAGTTTGTTGTTGGTTTTGATGGTGAAAAAATCGCTGCACCGGTTGTTTCCGATGATGGTTCTTTTACAACTTGTGTTAATGGCAAAGTTTGGCCTGAACAATTCGAACTGTTATGGTATTTGCGTTTTGGACCTAATGGCAAACTGATTGCTCTTGTTCGGATAGATGACCAATGGACACTGGCTATTGACGGCGTACCGGGCGAAGAACGCTATGAATATGCCTGGAATCCCAGATTCAGCGAAAATGGCGAGACAATTGGTTATCTTTATAAGCGTGAAAATATGTATGGCGTTGCAGTTGACGGCAAACCTTGGGATAACAGTTTCGCCGCCATCCGGGATTTTTGTATAAGCCCGGATGGCAAGCAATCTGCGGCTACTGTTCAAGTAGAATCGCTCAAAGAGGCTGATGTTTTCGGATTTTTCAAGGGTGTCTGGTCGGTTGCGGTAAACGGCAAGCAGTGGGACAAGAAATTTATCAATGCTTGGAACCCTATTTTCAGTTCCGACAGCAATTCGGTTGCCGCAGAGATACGAACTGATATTTGTGAATATTCCGTAGCGGTTAATGCCGGCGGCTGGCCGGAGAAATTCGGTTGTGTCTGGGCGCCTGTATTCAGACCGCAAAGCCGCAAGGTTGTCGCTCCGGTACGCGATGACGGTGCCTGGACATTAGCTGAGGATGGCAAGCTAATTTGGAGCAAACACTATAACATGCTCTGGAGTCCTCGATTCAGCCATGATGGTTTGAGAATCGCCGCTGTAGTTTCCCCGAAATTTGGACGTTGGACAATAGCTGTTGATGATGACCCGTGGCCGGTAATTTTCAGCAATATGGTTTTAGAGCCTATTTTCTCGCCTGACAGCAAGCGTGTTGCCGCTATTGTTAAGGAAAATAACCGCTGGACAATTGCTGTTGACGGGGTAGTCTGGAGCGAAAATTTTGAGATGATATGGAATCCGGTTTTCAGTCCCGACAGCAAACATATTGCGGCTAAAGCTGAAAGAGATGGCAAGTTTTATATTGTCTGCAATAACAAAATTGTAGGACCTGCTTATGAAGGTCTGTGGGAACCCGTCTTTAGCCCGGATGGGAAAAACGTTTTACTTAAATATCTCAAAAACGGCAAGTACTATAGGCAAGTAGTGCTGGTAAATGAGATAATTTGCTAA
- a CDS encoding efflux RND transporter periplasmic adaptor subunit, whose product MKKIIIIILAVIIVIVLAIINPLKNANSIQNNSVHTSTAVVNRGNLIIAINSTGIVEPILTVELKSKASGEIIELAIEEGDLVNKGQLIARLDAAAAVNDYNQAEADYEVAKASLSQAKKQRDRQEKLYLQGLISEIDFESAELAQEQANSNLVRAKTALEYARERLSDTVIESPINGIILKKFVEKGQIIASGISTVSGGTAIATVADMSKVYIRTSVDEIDIGQIAAGQKASINAESYPDHEFYGEVLRIHPQAKIEQNVTTFDVTIEVDNAEGLLMAGMNASVEIIASYKENVLLIPREALTDVRTIAKMIGAIPDAARKRPNMEKRKSSSGQQGKQHAKEAKQSNPIRMVIAVVDGKQEPRQVEIGMSNFEQAEVISGLAEGETVLTSVNSKALKDREAFLDRMKSWNQIPGMGKSK is encoded by the coding sequence ATGAAAAAAATCATTATCATAATATTAGCAGTGATAATTGTCATAGTCTTAGCAATAATAAACCCACTAAAAAATGCCAACAGCATTCAAAATAACTCCGTTCATACATCAACAGCAGTCGTAAACCGCGGCAATTTAATCATCGCTATCAACTCAACTGGCATAGTTGAACCAATACTGACGGTTGAATTAAAATCAAAAGCCTCTGGTGAAATCATCGAGCTGGCTATTGAAGAGGGCGATTTAGTCAATAAAGGACAGTTAATCGCTCGTTTGGATGCCGCTGCCGCAGTGAACGATTATAATCAGGCAGAGGCTGACTATGAGGTGGCGAAAGCATCGCTTTCTCAGGCAAAAAAACAGCGGGATCGTCAGGAAAAACTGTATTTGCAGGGACTGATTTCCGAAATCGATTTCGAAAGCGCCGAACTTGCCCAAGAGCAGGCAAACTCAAATTTGGTTAGGGCAAAAACCGCCCTTGAATATGCCCGCGAACGCTTATCCGATACGGTAATCGAATCGCCAATCAATGGCATAATACTGAAAAAATTCGTGGAAAAAGGCCAGATAATAGCCTCGGGCATCTCGACCGTGTCGGGCGGCACCGCTATCGCCACTGTCGCCGATATGTCGAAAGTATATATTAGGACATCGGTGGATGAAATCGATATCGGTCAAATCGCCGCCGGCCAGAAAGCCTCTATTAATGCCGAAAGTTATCCCGACCACGAGTTTTATGGCGAGGTATTGCGCATCCATCCGCAGGCGAAAATCGAACAAAATGTTACAACCTTTGATGTTACCATCGAGGTTGACAACGCCGAGGGATTATTGATGGCCGGGATGAACGCCAGCGTCGAGATTATCGCCAGTTATAAGGAAAATGTGCTGTTGATTCCGCGTGAAGCCTTAACCGATGTTAGAACCATTGCTAAAATGATTGGCGCAATCCCGGATGCCGCCCGCAAACGTCCCAATATGGAAAAAAGAAAAAGCTCATCCGGTCAACAGGGAAAACAGCATGCTAAAGAAGCAAAACAATCCAACCCAATTAGAATGGTGATTGCTGTTGTTGATGGCAAACAAGAGCCGCGGCAGGTTGAAATAGGCATGTCGAATTTTGAACAAGCTGAGGTTATTTCGGGACTGGCGGAAGGTGAAACTGTACTGACCTCAGTAAATTCCAAAGCGCTTAAAGACCGCGAAGCATTTTTGGATAGAATGAAATCATGGAACCAGATTCCGGGTATGGGGAAAAGCAAATAA
- a CDS encoding ABC transporter permease translates to MKWSEFLIISLASLQANKIRTFLTMLGIIIGVAAVITMISLGQGAKKAVADRMEAMGTNLIYIISGQPHMRGRVRSAAGSTQKLDAKDLKRLQTACTTTDLIAPELRGSKQIVYGNQNCNTTVIGTSPEYIELRDFRIDEGEMFSQRDVNSIKRVAVIGPVVAENLFGKSYPIGKTIRIGRLRFEVIGVTKTKGVSGGWLDFDDIILVPYTTAQKRIFGIDHLSRLIAHLKDEKMLSAAYLEIEKILRKSHRLRPDYDNDFFIQSQSDFISARQETTQTLSYLLAGVALVSLLVGGIGIMNIMLVSVTERTREIGVRMAIGARRSDILMQFMMESISLSLFGGIIGILTGIGGSYVMSELFGWNTLIAPEAVVLSFIFASAVGLFFGIYPARKASRLDPIEALRYE, encoded by the coding sequence ATGAAGTGGAGTGAATTTTTAATCATCAGCCTGGCTTCGCTTCAGGCAAATAAAATCAGAACTTTCCTCACCATGCTGGGAATTATTATCGGAGTCGCCGCGGTAATCACTATGATATCCCTTGGACAGGGCGCCAAAAAAGCGGTTGCCGATAGAATGGAAGCAATGGGCACAAACCTGATTTATATAATATCAGGTCAGCCGCATATGCGGGGGAGAGTCAGGTCAGCTGCCGGTTCCACACAAAAACTCGATGCGAAAGACCTAAAAAGGCTGCAAACAGCTTGCACAACAACCGACCTTATAGCGCCTGAACTTCGCGGTTCAAAACAGATTGTTTATGGCAATCAAAACTGTAACACTACTGTCATAGGCACGAGCCCCGAGTATATCGAGCTTAGGGATTTCCGGATTGATGAGGGCGAGATGTTCAGCCAACGGGATGTCAATTCCATTAAACGAGTAGCGGTAATCGGACCGGTGGTAGCCGAAAACCTATTCGGCAAAAGCTATCCGATTGGAAAAACCATCAGAATAGGACGGCTAAGATTCGAGGTAATCGGCGTAACCAAAACCAAAGGCGTATCGGGCGGCTGGCTCGATTTCGATGATATTATCCTTGTGCCTTATACAACCGCCCAAAAACGGATTTTCGGCATAGATCATTTAAGCCGTCTGATAGCGCATCTCAAGGATGAAAAGATGCTCTCGGCGGCATATCTTGAAATCGAGAAGATACTCAGAAAATCGCACCGTCTGCGCCCCGACTATGACAACGACTTCTTCATCCAGTCGCAATCGGATTTCATCTCCGCTCGCCAGGAAACCACTCAAACGCTCTCCTACCTTCTCGCAGGTGTGGCATTGGTCTCATTGTTAGTCGGCGGCATCGGCATTATGAATATCATGCTGGTATCGGTTACCGAACGAACGCGTGAAATCGGTGTCCGGATGGCTATCGGTGCGCGGCGGTCTGATATACTGATGCAATTCATGATGGAATCGATTAGCCTGTCGTTATTCGGCGGTATTATCGGGATATTAACCGGTATCGGCGGCTCGTATGTTATGTCGGAACTTTTCGGTTGGAATACGCTGATTGCGCCGGAGGCAGTGGTGTTATCGTTTATATTCGCCTCGGCGGTTGGTCTGTTTTTCGGCATCTACCCGGCCCGCAAGGCATCCCGACTTGACCCGATTGAGGCGCTGCGGTATGAGTAG
- a CDS encoding hmc operon protein 4, which yields MTESIQTLQEFMTHTKGIAYLAAMGYLIGFAWFWKFLHKRERD from the coding sequence ATGACTGAAAGTATTCAAACCCTGCAGGAGTTCATGACTCACACTAAAGGAATTGCTTACCTTGCGGCGATGGGTTACCTGATAGGTTTTGCCTGGTTTTGGAAATTTTTGCATAAAAGAGAACGAGACTAA